Proteins from a genomic interval of Colletotrichum higginsianum IMI 349063 chromosome 6, whole genome shotgun sequence:
- a CDS encoding Ferric reductase like transmembrane component, with protein sequence MDSHLKSQLAARHIQNMSEAASLEPHWGYADRAVPCTNDPGSCAYLDVVYGSHDLGMLYVGILWVLIGIILLLWAVGRRALPSLSEEDVLRAALLEDTRASKSFTNRLRQTISSAVNRYLLPDCIRPVFGRTTRLQVLILAVLAAYLLVFSFVGIVYNTWITPVKKMPGVYNTRVSLGPWSDRIGVLAYALTPLSVLFATRESILSLLTGVPYQNFNFLHRWVGYIIVIQSSLHTIGWLVIEVRLYQPQPTVAEEWISQLYMIWGCIALFFLMALYVLSLPPVIRLTGYEFFRKSHYVLAMLYVGACIGHWKNLECFMIPALVIWFLDRAARAVRTALMHHNFIEGKGMGFSAAQAAITLFPDSENGDVVRLDFSHPHDSWSIGQHFYLCFTESSIWQSHPFTPLNAPVTVNGRTNHSYIFRAKGGETKKVAEIAARKLAAAPGEKSEAAPTTSVVLTGPYGDPIVRNVTSDVNVLCVAGGTGVTYVLPVLTSLKKNSAGSRKLELVWVVRHMKDVEWIRPELDALEVGEGPKIIVRIFATRDGGNQVSASGRSESESTSDGGEATGEKQIKTSARSVGEVASSDAPRHPEMTAVVRQFVDATVFGHRSSPVDLEA encoded by the exons ATGGACTCTCATCTCAAGAGCCAGCTGGCTGCCCGCCATATTCAAAACATGAGCGAGGCCGCCTCACTAGAACCTCACTGGGGCTACGCAGACCGGGCGGTCCCTTGCACGAATGATCCTGGATCCTGCGCCTATCTCGACGTCGTCTACGGCTCCCATGATCTCGGCATGTTGTATGTCGGCATCTTGTGGGTTCTCATTGGCATTATCTTACTCCTATGGGCCGTTGGCCGGCGAGCACTACCATCACTCTCCGAGGAAGACGTGCTACGCGCTGCTCTTCTTGAAGATACCCGCGCAAGCAAGAGCTTCACCAACCGACTGCGCCAAACAATCTCCTCCGCCGTGAACCGATACCTGCTCCCCGATTGCATTCGTCCAGTCTTTGGGCGAACCACTCGCCTTCAGGTCTTGATTCTTGCCGTATTGGCGGCAtacctcctcgtcttctcttTCGTCGGCATCGTGTACAACACCTGGATTACCCCCGTCAAGAAGATGCCCGGTGTTTACAACACGAGAGTCAGTCTCGGTCCTTGGTCTGACCGTATAGGAGTCCTCGCCTACGCCCTCACGCCCTTGTCCGTCCTCTTCGCCACCAGGGAGTCTATACTGTCCCTTCTCACCGGCGTGCCCTACCAGAACTTCAATTTTCTTCACCGTTGGGTTGGGtacatcatcgtcatccagTCCAGTCTCCATACCATTGGTTGGTTGGTCATCGAGGTCCGCTTGTACCAACCTCAACCCACTGTTGCTGAAGAGTGGATTTCACAGCTCTATATGATCTGGGGCTGCATTGCGCTGTTCTTTCTTATGGCCCTCTACGTTCTCAGCTTACCCCCTGTCATCCGCCTGACCGGTTACGAGTTCTTCCGCAAGTCTCACTACGTCCTGGCCATGCTGTATGTCGGCGCATGCATCGGCCATTGGAAGAACTTGGAGTGCTTCATGATTCCAGCTCTGGTCATCTGGTTCTTGGATCGTGCCGCCCGCGCTGTGAGAACCGCCTTAATGCATCACAACTTCATTGAGGGCAAAGGCATGGGCTTCTCTGCCGCTCAGGCTGCCATCACCCTTTTCCCGGATTCCGAAAatggcgacgtcgtccgcctCGACTTTTCCCACCCCCATGATTCTTGGAGCATTGGCCAGCACTTTTACTTGTGCTTCACGGAGAGTAGCATCTGGCAGTCACATCCTTTTACCCCGCTCAACGCTCCCGTGACCGTGAATGGGAGGACCAACCATTCTTACATCTTCCGCGCCAAAGGCGGAGAGACCAAGAAGGTTGCAGAGATCGCTGCCCGCAAGTTGGCTGCTGCTCCAGGAGAAAAGAGTGAGGCTGCGCCTACGACTTCGGTTGTCCTAACGGGTCCTTACGGTGACCCGATCGTTCGGAACGTCACCTCGGATGTCAACGTACTATGCGTTGCAGGCGGGACCGGCGTGACGTACGTTCTCCCCGTTCTGACGAGCTTGAAGAAGAACTCTGCGGGATCACGAAAGCTTGAGCTTGTCTGGGTCGTGCGTCACATGAAGGATGTTGAATGGATCAGGCCTGAGCTCGATGCTTTAGAGGTCGGGGAGGGACCCAAAATCATCGTTCGCATCTTCGCAACACGCGATGGCGGCAATCAAGTTTCGGCGTCTGGGCGATCCGAGTCTGAGTCAACGTCCGACGGGGGAGAGGCCACCGGCGAAAAGCAAATCAAGACATCAGCTAGATCGGTGGGAGAGGTAGCGTCTAGCGATGCCCCGCGACACCCCGAGATGACGGCAGTCGTGCGGCAGTTCGTGGATGCAACGGTTTTCG GACATCGGTCTTCGCCAGTGGACCTGGAAGCTTGA
- a CDS encoding Ctr copper transporter, which produces MDHGSMSSSTADCKMSMLWNWYTIDACFLSETWQIKNGGMFAASCIGVSLLTVFLEVFRRLGKEYDALIQRQFQARAAELQARIPKETNCCETQAVVAPQTLVFRASPLQQFIRSIIHAATFGLAYIVMLLAMYYNGYLIISIIIGAGLGKFLCDWLVVRVVLEAPAASTSTAVGIEEPSVCCG; this is translated from the exons ATGGATCACGGCTCGATGAGCAGCTCCACGGCCGACTGCAAGATGTCG ATGCTGTGGAACTGGTACACCATTGATGCTT GTTTTCTCTCCGAAACGTGGCAGATAAAAAACGGCGGCATGTTCGCCGCCAGCTGCATCGGTGTTAGTCTGCTCACTGTATTCCTCGAAGTCTTCCGCCGTCTCGGGAAGGAATATGACGCTCTTATCCAGCGCCAGTTCCAAGCCCGTGCCGCCGAACTCCAGGCTCGCATACCGAAGGAAACCAACTGCTGCGAAACCCAGGCCGTCGTTGCGCCGCAAACCCTCGTCTTCCGTGCATCGCCTCTGCAGCAGTTCATCCGGTCCATAATCCACGCTGCTACGTTCGGTCTCGCATACATTGTCATGTTGCTGGCCATGTACTACAACGGGTATCTCATCATATCCATCATCATTGGGGCTGGCCTCGGCAAGTTTCTATGCGACTggctcgtcgtccgtgtcgtcTTGGAAGCCCCCGCAGCATCAACCTCTACTGCTGTTGGCATTGAGGAACCGAGTGTGTGCTGCGGTTGA
- a CDS encoding Fungal specific transcription factor, producing the protein MQHNGHPLSSRSPPAANTKSIQQQNSTQSHDQSHDQSQNEQDSDDGNQLQSADENDLDQDDQDVTRLGKRKRPISVSRNGALCEYKERKKPGLRAGYGRELEQRLDKLEEILRAHAEILQATLTSNQHHATAPSIRNSNPSLPSDHGTPREANALFRPSESIRTPQAETALFLQKPSSYPSTTQSLEFGMPPPTPSMHEFQGQMPMTSMSAPTSHVSAMSHPSSAAQEYYGTNQTQLHSPDVAMAQSQASTAPDQELPPYDLLYALVDLYFKHINTWCPILHRKTTLDSLFGPSTLEECDRILLHAIVATTLRYSTDSRLTDESRQHYHSISKQRVLLYGMENSSVKALQALVILALDLVGNSNGPPGWNIMALITRSVVQLGLAVESTSFSVSPNFTSIYTLRAMILPEPKDFIEEEARRRLFWMIYLLDRYATLATAFEFALDDKEVDRTLPCRDDLWIKNQKVETRWFRTHDHPEDTNPEYDINKPENLGAFSYYIEILAILSKIHKFLKQPVDISALSDVEQWQMRYKELDNMLTSWKFGLPGEYGNMAKLFQPGNKTLNCGWVMLHATYHTAVIRLHSSAAYPTTRSPIFTPSYSASQRCHGAVENIAALGEFVVNSGLLAKLGPPFAFTLWVASRLLLVHGSTVEHKLSPQIQFFVETLREMGRYWPVAARYCVLLQRVLDEHRDSERQGDGVTPSSVKILADMRRTAFDLDFLISRQPRANGMPNHSRLPSVTPARTPAPNELEYLDVFDFFNVPRLPVGNENIVGIQQHTMSNSNGQNGVSSGMDGNSENGSSHAPAPQGNEFNITNFMVDANSDWLFKQEGAKFLS; encoded by the exons ATGCAGCACAACGGCCATCCCCTTAGCAGCCGGTCACCGCCTGCAGCCAACACCAAGTCGATCCAGCAGCAGAACTCAACCCAGAGCCATGACCAGAGCCATGACCAGAGCCAGAATGAGCAGGACTCTGACGACGGTAACCAGCTGCAGAGCGCCGACGAGAACGACCTTGACCAGGACGATCAGGATGTCACCCGTCTTGGGAAGCGCAAGAGACCCATATCTGTTTC TCGCAACGGTGCCTTATGCGAATACAAGGAACGCAAAAAGCCCGGTCTCCGTGCCGGCTACGGACGCGAGCTGGAGCAGCGTCTGGATAAGCTTGAGGAAATCCTCAGGGCCCATGCCGAGATCCTCCAGGCCACCTTGACCTCCAACCAACACCACGCCACGGCACCAAGCATACGGAATAGCAACCCGAGCCTGCCAAGTGACCACGGCACACCGCGCGAAGCCAATGCCTTGTTCCGGCCGTCCGAATCCATTCGGACCCCCCAGGCCGAGACGGCTCTATTCCTTCAAAAGCCGTCATCCTATCCCTCAACCACGCAGTCCTTGGAGTTtgggatgccgccgccgaccccaTCGATGCACGAATTCCAGGGACAAATGCCCATGACCAGCATGTCCGCGCCAACTAGCCACGTCTCTGCCATGTCCCACCCTAGCAGCGCGGCCCAGGAATACTATGGCACAAATCAAACGCAGCTTCATTCTCCCGACGTGGCCATGGCGCAAAGCCAGGCCTCAACTGCACCCGATCAGGAGCTACCGCCATATGACCTACTCTACGCTTTGGTCGACCTGTACTTCAAGCATATCAACACCTGGTGTCCCATCCTTCACAGGAAGACGACGCTAGACTCCTTGTTTGGGCCTTCGACCTTGGAGGAGTGTGATCGCATCCTTCTGCATGCCATCGTAGCCACGACGCTTCGGTACTCGACCGATTCGAGGCTTACCGACGAGAGCAGGCAACATTATCACTCAATCTCCAAACAAAGAGTCTTACTCTACGGCATGGAAAACTCTTCAGTCAAAGCCCTGCAAGCCTTGGTAATACTTGCTCTGGATCTGGTCGGCAACAGCAACGGCCCTCCTGGATGGAACATCATGGCCTTGATCACGAGATCGGTTGTGCAACTCGGGCTGGCCGTGGAGAGTACCTCCTTCTCGGTCTCGCCCAATTTCACCTCCATCTACACCCTCAGGGCCATGATCCTACCAGAACCCAAGGATTTTATCGAGGAGGAAGCCAGAAGGAGGCTTTTTTGGATGATTTATCTCCTGGATCGGTACGCCACGCTGGCCACGGCTTTCGAATTCGCACTGGATGACAAGGAAGTCGACCGAACTCTACCATGTCGGGATGATCTATGGATCAAGAACCAAAAGGTCGAGACACGGTGGTTCCGAACCCACGACCACCCGGAGGACACGAATCCCGAGTACGACATCAACAAGCCAGAGAACCTAGGAGCTTTCTCGTACTACATAGAGATCCTAGCAATACTGTCCAAGATCCACAAGTTCCTAAAGCAGCCTGTTGACATCAGCGCTTTGAGCGACGTGGAGCAATGGCAGATGCGGTACAAGGAGCTGGACAACATGCTTACTTCATGGAAGTTCGGTCTCCCTGGTGAATATGGTAACATGGCAAAGCTATTTCAACCCGGCAACAAGACACTCAACTGCGGGTGGGTGATGCTGCATGCCACCTATCACACAGCCGTCATTCGACTGCACTCCTCAGCCGCGTATCCCACAACTCGGTCGCCAATTTTCACTCCTTCCTACAGCGCTTCGCAGCGCTGTCACGGCGCGGTCGAGAACATCGCAGCGCTGGGTGAGTTCGTCGTCAACAGCGGTCTCTTGGCAAAGCTGGGCCCCCCTTTCGCCTTCACTCTCTGGGTGGCCTCACGTCTGCTGCTGGTCCATGGTTCTACCGTGGAGCACAAGCTATCCCCTCAGATCCAATTCTTCGTGGAGACGTTGCGGGAAATGGGTCGCTACTGGCCGGTGGCAGCGCGCTACTGTGTTCTTCTACAACGTGTTCTCGACGAGCATCGCGATAGTGAGCGGCAAGGAGATGGTGTCACGCCCAGTTCGGTCAAGATATTGGCCGACATGCGGCGTACGGCGTTTGACCTCGACTTTCTCATCTCTCGACAACCCCGTGCAAATGGTATGCCTAACCATAGTCGGCTTCCAAGCGTTACGCCGGCGAGAACGCCGGCACCAAATGAGCTCGAATACCTGGACGTGTTTGATTTCTTCAACGTGCCGCGGTTGCCCGTGGGCAATGAGAACATTGTCGGTATCCAGCAGCATACCATGAGCAATTCCAACGGGCAAAATGGAGTCTCGTCGGGGATGGATGGCAACAGCGAGAACGGCAGCTCACATGCCCCGGCTCCGCAAGGCAACGAGTTCAACATCACAAACTTTATGGTTGACGCCAATAGCGACTGGCTGTTCAAGCAGGAGGGTGCTAAGTTTCTTTCATGA
- a CDS encoding Mandelate racemase/muconate lactonizing enzyme domain-containing protein encodes MSSVRSFPSIKEIRTFVIGGVGSGGDYHNVKGGHWLIDSPISTPCSRWEQYRNSRTSWGINVLGSFLVEIEATDGTVGLATGFGGPPACWLVHQHFERFLLGADPRNTNLLFEQMYRGSMFYGRKGLPLAVISVIDLAIWDLLGKLRNEPVYRLIGGATKERLNFYCTGPEPTAAKEMGFWGGKVPLPYCPEDGHVGLKKNVEFLRKHRESVGPDFPIMVDCYMSLNVPYTIEIVKACEDLNINWWEECLSPDDTDGFEQIKRAHPTIKFTTGEHEYSRFGFRKLIEGRNLDIIQPDVMWLGGLTELLKVSAMASAYDIPVVPHASGPYSYHFVISQPNTPFQEYLANSPDGKSVLPVFGDLFLDEPIPTKGYLTTADLDKPGFGLTLNPAVRSKLISGRSLLNISPERPLKSAEETETNGTNGIVHDVTAKVQELTTSSK; translated from the exons ATGTCGTCCGTGAGGTCTTTCCCCTCCATCAAGGAGATCCGTACATTCGTTATTGGCGGTGTCGGCTCTGGCGGCGATTATCACAACGTCAAGGGTGGTCACTG GCTCATTGACAGCCCCATCTCCACCCCGTGCTCGCGATGGGAGCAGTACCGAAACTCGAGAACGAGCTGGGGCATCAACGTGCTGGGCTCGTTCCTCGTTGAGATTGAGGCGACTGACGGCACCGTCGGTCTTGCTACTGGGTTTGGAG GCCCCCCGGCTTGCTGGCTCGTCCACCAACATTTCGAACgtttcctcctcggcgctgaCCCGCGCAACACCAACCTGTTGTTCGAGCAGATGTACAGAGGCTCCATGTTCTACGGCCGCAAGGGTCTCCCTCTAGCCGTCATCTCCGTCATCGATCTCGCCATCTGGGATTTGCTTGGCAAGCTGAGGAACGAGCCCGTATACAGGCTGATTGGCGGTGCCACAAAGGAGCGCCTGAACTTCTACTGCACTGGCCCTGAGCCTACCGCGGCCAAGGAGATGGGCTTCTGGGGCGGCAAGGTTCCCCTTCCCTACTGCCCAGAGGACGGCCATGTTGGTCTGAAGAAGAATGTTGAGTTTCTGCGCAAGCACCGCGAGAGTGTCGGTCCCGACTTCCCTATCATGGTCGACTGCTATATGAGTCTCAACGTGCCGTACACGATTGAGATCGTCAAGGCCTGCGAGGACCTCAACATCAACTGGTGGGAGGAGTGTCTGTCGCCCGACGACACGGACGGCTTTGAGCAAATCAAGCGTGCTCACCCAACGATCAAGTTCACGACGGGCGAGCATGAGTACTCCCGTTTCGGGTTCCGCAAGCTCATCGAGGGTCGCAACCTGGACATCATCCAGCCGGACGTCATGTGGCTCGGTGGTCTCACGGAGCTGCTTAAGGTGTCAGCGATGGCCTCGGCATATGACATTCCCGTCGTGCCGCACGCCAGTGGCCCGTACAGCTACCACTTTGTCATTTCGCAGCCCAACACGCCATTCCAGGAGTATCTCGCCAACTCTCCTGACGGCAAGAGCGTGCTGCCCGTCTTCGGTGATTtgttcctcgacgagcccaTCCCCACCAAGGGTTACCTTACGACTGCGGATCTCGACAAGCCTGGTTTCGGCCTGACGCTCAACCCGGCGGTGAGGTCAAAGCTCATCTCGGGCAGGTCGCTGCTCAATATTAGCCCC GAACGGCCGCTCAAGTcggcggaggagacggagacgaacGGAACGAACGGCATCGTGCACGATGTGACGGCCAAGGTGCAAGAGCTTACGACTTCTTCGaaatag
- a CDS encoding Short-chain dehydrogenase: MAAPTNLLAGKTAIITGGTTGIGKAIALEYIKQGANVVVNHLGLDKDQPHLDALIADAVAAKQANPNAGRLADQIGDVREPETAAKLVARAVEHSGNGRLDICVSNAGICTFAEFLELTPDLFTKTVRTNLDGAFYVVQAAARQMSQQSPAGGSIIGISSISALVGGGQQTHYTPTKAGVLSLMQSTAVALGKYKIRCNALLPGTIKTQLNEEDLADDAKRAYTEGRIPLGRTGVPSDLAGPAVFLACEYLSGYVTGAQLLVDGGLFVNLQ; encoded by the coding sequence atggccgcccCGACGAATCTGCTCGCTGGCAAGACTGCCATCATCACAGGCGGCACCACCGGTATCGGGAAAGCCATTGCTCTCGAGTACATCAAGCAGGGGGCCAACGTCGTCGTGAACCACCTGGGCCTTGACAAGGACCAACCCCACCTCGATGCTCTTATCGCCGACGCTGTGGCCGCGAAGCAAGCGAATCCCAACGCCGGCCGTTTGGCCGACCAGATTGGTGACGTTCGCGAGCCTGAGACTGCTGCCAAGCTGGTTGcgcgcgccgtcgagcactCGGGCAATGGACGTCTGGATATCTGTGTTTCCAACGCCGGCATCTGCACATTTgccgagttcctcgagcTGACCCCGGACCTCTTCACCAAGACGGTTCGCACCAACCTTGACGGCGCCTTCTACGTCGTCCaggccgctgctcgccagATGAGCCAGCAGTCGCCAGCGGGCGGTAGCATTATCGGAATCTCGTCCATTTCCGCCCTGGTCGGCGGTGGTCAGCAAACCCATTACACTCCCACCAAGGCTGGTGTCCTCAGTCTGATGCAgagcaccgccgtcgccctggGCAAGTACAAGATCCGCTGCAATGCGCTGCTTCCCGGAACCATTAAGACACAGCTCAACGAGGAGGACCTAGCGGATGATGCAAAGCGTGCCTATACGGAGGGCCGCATTCCTCTTGGCCGTACTGGTGTGCCGTCCGACCTCGCCGGACCCGCTGTCTTCCTTGCCTGCGAGTACCTTAGTGGTTACGTGACAGGCGCGCAACTGTTGGTCGACGGTGGCCTCTTCGTCAACCTCCAATAA
- a CDS encoding HAD-superfamily subfamily IIA hydrolase — protein MAPNHRASSTGSFIENIVAARKQLDSMALSTPDSSLDGSDGSPGGSAGSSALGSPAGALSPVTPTLDAPVADSFAFAFDIDGVLIRGGRAIPEAVEAMKVLNGENEYGIQIPYIFLTNGGGKTEEERCGDLSKQMEIEISPAQFICGHTPMREMAERFNTVLVVGGEGEKCRQVAEGYGFKDVITPGDIIKHNSATTPFRKLTQDELTNSRERDFTDVTIEAIFVFADSRDWAGDIQIMLDLAMSKGGKIGTLSDTLDEGPPIYFSHNDIVWSAAHDNVRLGMGALRRMLEVIFKDVTKKKGKLHTHAFGKPQVSTFEFATRLLQQWRRQQHGLDAPPDTVYFVGDTPESDIRGTNLYNEHADNEWHSILVKTGVYQDGTEPAYKPKATVPTVLDAVRYGIQREIRKRVVSSLRKDILGEADCLRAMQEKDSAVLTPLEERTQPILG, from the exons ATGGCTCCCAACCACCGAGCTTCCTCAACCGGCAGTTTCATCGAAAACATCGTGGCTGCCCGGAAGCAGTTGGATAGCATGGCCTTGAGCACCCCCGACTCTTCGCTTGACGGCTCCGATGGCTCGCCCGGTGGCTCTGCCGGCTCGTCCGCGCTCGGTAGCCCTGCCGGCGCTCTTTCACCCGTCACCCCCACACTCGACGCACCCGTGGCCGACAGCTTCGCTTTCGCCTTCGACATCGACGGCGTTCTGATCAGAGGCGGTCGTGCCATccccgaggccgtcgaggccatgaaggTGCTCAACGGCGAGAACGAATACGGCATTCAGAT TCCGTACATTTTCCTCACCAATGGTGGTGGCAAgacggaagaggagagaTGTGGCGATTTGTCGAAGCAGATGGAAATCGAAATCTCTCCAGCACAATTCATCTGCGGCCATACCCCTATGAGGGAAATGGCCGAACGATTCAACActgttctcgtcgtcggtggtgAAGGCGAGAAGTGCCGTCAAGTGGCCGAGGGCTACGGCTTCAAGGATGTCATCACCCCTGGCGACATCATCAAGCACAACTCCGCCACGACACCCTTCCGCAAACTCACGCAGGACGAGTTGACCAACTCCCGTGAGCGTGACTTTACCGACGTCACCATCGAAGCCATCTTTGTCTTCGCCGATTCTCGCGACTGGGCCGGCGACATCCAGATCatgctcgacctcgccatgTCCAAGGGCGGTAAGATTGGTACCCTGAGCGACACCCTGGACGAGGGCCCGCCAATCTACTTCTCCCACAACGACATTGTCTGGTCTGCCGCCCACGACAACGTTCGCCTCGGCATGGGTGCGCTTCGCCGCATGCTCGAGGTCATCTTCAAGGACgtcaccaagaagaagggcaagctGCACACCCACGCCTTTGGCAAGCCCCAGGTCAGCACCTTCGAGTTCGCGACGCGACTTTTGCAGCAATGGAGACGCCAGCAGCACGGCCTCGACGCACCGCCCGATACTGTCTACTTTGTTGGCGACACGCCCGAAAGTGACATCCGCGGTACCAACCTCTACAACGAGCACGCCGATAACGAATGGCACAGCATTCTTGTCAAGACTGGCGTTTATCAGGACGGCACCGAGCCCGCCTACAAGCCCAAGGCCACTGTGCCTACCGTTCTGGATGCCGTCCGCTACGGTATTCAACGCGAGATTCGCAAGCGTGTTGTCTCTTCTTTGCGGAAAGACATCCTTGGCGAGGCCGATTGCCTGCGCGCCATGCAGGAGAAGGACAGTGCCGTTCTGACTCCTCTCGAAGAGCGCACGCAACCGATTCTGGGCTGA
- a CDS encoding Cytochrome c oxidase subunit COX9: MAGTTAVKPITGMLRRNLVLDLGIALGLGFAMANVYWYGFHMPRTNARDSYYAKLEQQKAEARGQKA, encoded by the exons ATGGCCGGCACCACCGCTGTTAAGCCCATCACGGGT ATGCTGCGACGCAACCtcgttctcgacctcggcatTGCTCTCG GTCTCGGCTTTGCCATGGCCAACGTCTACTG GTACGGCTTCCACATGCCGCGCACGAACGCCCGCGACAGCTACTACGCCAAGctcgagcagcagaaggccgaggcccgTGGTCAGAAGGCATAA
- a CDS encoding Mitochondrial large ribosomal subunit: MSLNLPTRRLVSSAPSTLQSIARPIPRSFVLPIRTVTQVRNKWSFGGLFGSRRNKASSNDDLMTGGENLDDPKVRQRFAQQQQPQLSSSIFEEEVEDTVSEGKKGSKADMGQASLKTPETTAWRLDPDPRSRLRWERKKIIQMVRRNGRVSRAERIAQTEKELAHKSPFLETSVKKLVHLARQIQGKTLEDAVLQMSYSKKKMAAEVKYQLEEARDLAVVTRGMGLGSSKVKRKGVDAETRPVKIQTKDGKSLTVEDPTRLYVAQAWVGRGPWRSKGIDYKGRGRFGIIQSPSTSISVVLKEEKTRIREHSEKLAKQARRKPWVHLPDRPVTAQRPYYSW, encoded by the exons ATGAGCCTCAACCTTCCTACGAGGAGGCTAGTCTCGTCCG CTCCCTCGACCCTGCAATCCATTGCACGACCAATCCCTCGGTCCTTCGTTCTGCCAATCCGTACGGTCACTCAAGTGCGGAACAAATGGAGTTTCGGCGGTCTCTTCGGTAGCCGGCGTAATAAAGCCAGCAGCAATGACGATCTCATGACGGGAGGCGAGAACCTCGACGACCCCAAAGTCCGTCAACGCTttgcccagcagcagcagccccagTTGTCCAGCTCCATCTTCGAAGAGGAAGTCGAAGATACCGTTtccgagggcaagaagggtTCCAAAGCCGACATGGGGCAGGCCTCTCTGAAGACGCCCGAAACTACCGCCTGGCGACTCGACCCCGATCCCCGAAGCCGTCTCCGTTGGGAACGAAAGAAGATCATTCAGATGGTCCGCCGCAACGGCCGCGTCAGCCGTGCCGAGCGCATTGCGCAGACCGAGAAGGAGCTGGCGCACAAGAGCCCCTTTTTGGAGACCAGTGTCAAGAAGCTCGTGCACTTGGCGCGCCAGATCCAGGGCAAGACGCTGGAAGATGCTGTTTTGCAGATGTCCTactccaagaagaagatggcggccGAAGTCAAGTATCAGCTGGAAGAGGCACGGGACTTGGCTGTAGTCACGCGTGGCATGGGCTTGGGCTCGAGCAAGGTCAAAAGGAAGGGCGTGGACGCGGAGACTCGACCCGTTAAGATCCAgaccaaggacggcaagtCGTTGACCGTCGAAGACCCGACGAGACTCTATGTTGCCCAAGCCTGGGTTGGTAGAGGGCCTTGGAGATCAAAGGGGATCGACTACAAGGGCAGAGGCAGATTCGGAATCATCCAATCTCCCTCTACTA GTATTTCGGTCGTGTtgaaggaagagaaaacGAGAATACGGGAGCACAGCGAGAAGCTCGCCAAGCaggcgcggaggaagccGTGGGTTCATTTGCCCGACAGGCCTGTCACAGCCCAGAGGCCCTACTACTCATGGTAG